GAAATTGAAAAATATATTTTGGAAATGGAGGCCGGTAAAATAAATGAATAACCGGGGTGCAAGGGGGCTCCCCTTGCGCCGTTCTTTGAATGTAAATATTTTAGGAGGGATTTTATGCTGTATCCTGCTGAATTCAAGTTTAGAATGAGCATGCTTGATTCAAAGGAGATCGAAATGATTCACCAGGCAAGCTTAGAAATACTTGAAAAAACAGGGGTTTATATGCCTTTAAAAAAAGAAAGGTTGGAAGTGTTAAAAGAATATGGAGTTACCGTAAAAGAATATGATAAAAGAATATATTTTCCACCTAAGGTTGTGGAAGAAGCAATCGGTAAAGCGCCTAAAAATTACACCCTTTACGCCAGAAACCCCGAATATGACTTGCCCTTAGATGGACAGCACGGGTATTTGAGTTTGGATGGATGCGGTGTTCACGTAGTAGACCTGGAAACCGGTCAGGTGAGAAAATCTACGAGAGAAGACCTTGCCCGAGCGGCTAAAGTGGCGGATTTCCTGCCCCAAATTTCCTTTTTGTGGCCCTGTGTAAGTGCCCTCGATTGCACTCCTTCGGTGCAACCACTCTATGAACTGAAAACACTTTTTGAGAATTCCAGTAAACATATACAGGTCATGACCGCCGTAGATCCACTGAATGCAAAAGGGAGTGTAGAAATTGCAGCAAGTGTAGCAGGAGGTAAGGATGCTTTGCGGAGAAGACCAATTATCTCCAACTTTCAGTGCAGTGTAAGTCCTTTATGTTTTGAAGAAAAAAGCATGGAAGCGGCTTTCATATTTGCAGAAGCGGGAGTTCCTGTGGGTATTATGACCATGCCTATGGGAGGGGCTACAGCACCGGTAACTGTAGCGGGGAATATGGCTGTCAGTAATGCGGAAATTTTGGCAGGAATTACGGTGCTGGAACTTTTATACCCTGGAACTCCTACGTTCTACGGCTCCTGTGCTACGATGATGGATTTGAGGACCGCCCAGATAACCTGCGGTGCGCCGGAAGATTTTTTAATGCAGGCTGCTATATGTGAAATGGCGCATTATTATAAAATCCCTGCCTGTGTCGGTACCTTTGCTACCGGTGCAAAAACCTTTAGCTGGCAATCCGGTATGGAAAATTCTATTTCATGTGCGGTAAGTGTTTGGTCCGGTGCTGACATGATATGCGGTGCGGGAATGTTAAACGGTGCTACCATTTTCTCTTTTGAACAGCTGCTTATGGATTGTGAAATTTTTGAAATTATAAGACGGTTATTTTCGGGTGCCGAAGTAAATGCGGAAACCATAGGACTGGATGTAATAAATAAGGTGGGGCCTGGGAACAATTTTTTAATTCAAAAACATACCATGAAATTTGCAAGAAAAATGTGGATGCCCAGCCTGATACAGCGTAAGTCATATGAGGAATGGGTAAGAAATGGGAAACCTTCTCCCGAAGGGCTTGCAAAAGAAAAAGTGCTCACAATCCTTAATAGTCACCAACCTATACCCCCGAACAATCAGGAAGAGTTAAATGAGATAATAGATTATTATGAGCACTTGAGCAGGGCAATATAATTTCTATATTGAAAAGGAGGAAAATTTTATGGGATATGTTTATGCCGTCCTCGGAGGAGGAAGGCAGGGCACTGCTGCGGCTTACGACATGGCCAAATTCGGTGATGCGGATGCGGTGTTAATTGCGGATATATCATGGGAAAATGCGGTTAAATCCTGTGACAGGGTAAATGCTCTGCTTAATAAAAAAATAGCCCAGCCCTTTAAATTGGATGTTACGGATAGAAATAGCCTTCTGAATTTTTTAAATGAGGTGGATTCGTTTTTATCTGCAGTACCCTACTGGTACAATTTAAAGATTACCGAAGCAGCTATTGAGGCAAAAGCAAATATGTGCGACTTAGGCGGAAATACGGACTTGGTAAAAGAGCAGTTGAAATTAGACGAAAAAGCAAGAGAAGCGGGAATAGCAGTTATACCCGACTGCGGGCAGGTACCAGGCATGGGTACATCCTTAGCGGTATATGCAATGAGCCTTCTTGACAAGCCGGAAGAAGTATATATGTGGGATGGAGGAATACCTCAAAACCCCATACCACCATTTAATTATATACTCACCTTTAATATTGCGGGGTTGACCAACGAGTATTACGGAACGGCAAAATTTTTAAAGGATTATAAGGTTGTTGAAGTGCCTACCTTCAGGGAAGAAGATTACGAACTGGTAAGTTTTCCCGAACCCATTGGTGAACTAGAGGCATTTGTGACCAGCGGCGGTACGTCTACGGCTCCCTGGACCTTTGAAGGGAAAATAAAAACATTTATAAATAAAACTTTGAGACATAAAGGGCACTTCACGCAATGGAAAACTTTAATGGATTTTGGGTTCCTGGAAGAGGAACCCATAGAAATAAGGGGAGTAAGGATTTCTCCAAGAGAAGTATTGCATGCTTTGGCCGAGCCTAAATTAAAGGCCGGGGAAAAGGATAAAGATATTGTCATAGTGAGGGTCAAAGTTCTGGGAGAAAAGGACGGAAAAAAAGCCGAGGCTCTTGTAGAGGTAATTGATTATTACGATGAAGAGACGGGATTTACTGCAATGAGCAGAACCACCGGCTGGGACGGATCCATAGTCGCAATAATGAATGCAAAGGGAATTACAAAAAGAGGCGTAAATCCTGTGGAAATAGGTGTTCCAGCGGATGTTTTTGTAGAGGAACTGAAAAAAAGGGGAATAAATGTCACGGAGAAGGTGTCTTGCCTTACATAAGTTCGTTCTTAACTTTTTCAAGAGCCTGTTCTAAATCCGTTATAATATCCTCCACATCCTCGAGACCAACTGATAGCCTCACCAGGCCATCGGTAATTCCTGCCCTTAACCTTTCTTCTCTGGGAACCGGGGAATGTGTCATGGAAGCCGGATGCTGTATAAGGGAATCTACGCAACCCAGGCTTACTGCCAGTGCTATCAATTTTACATTGTTCATTAAAAGCTTTCCGGCTTCTATTCCCCCTTTTAATTCAAAACTTATCATGCCACCGAAGCCATCCATTTGCTTTTTAGCTAATTCATGCTGGGGATGGGAAAAAAGGCCGGGATAATATACTTTATCTATGATCGGATGGCCCTCCAGAAACTCTGCGACTATTTGGGCATTCCGGCAATGGCGGTCCATACGTAATCCTAAGGTTTTTATTCCTCTTAAAAGCAGCCAGGCGTCAAAGGGGCTAATAATTCCACCAATATCCTTAAGGTATGGCACCTTTATTTCAGCAATTAATTCTTTCGGACCCACGATTATACCCGCTATGACATCGCCGTTCCCACCGATGTATTTTGTAGCGCTGTGGATTACCACATCCACTCCATGCTCAATTGGTCTTTGCAAATAGGGTGTCATAAAGGTATTGTCCACAACCACTTTTGCTCCGACATTGTGGGCTATTTTTGCCGCTCCCCCGAGATCTACCAGTTTAAGTGTGGGATTGGCAGGGGTTTCTATATAAACGACTTTTGTGTTATGCTTTATAGCCCTCTCAAGATTTGAAAGCTCTGAAAGGTCAGCAAAAGTTACTTCTATTCCGTATTTAGGTAGAACATGGCTTAAAAAACTATGGGTACAACCGTACAAAGTGTCGTTTGCTATGATGTGATCACCCTGTTTTAACAATGTGAATAGAACCGTAGAAATAGCTGCCATACCGGAAGCAGTGGCTATTGCCGCTTCACCGTTTTCTAAGGCCGCCATTTTTTCTTCGAGTTCGGTAACGGTGGGATTGCCCAGTCTGGTGTATATATACCCGTGTTCTTCTCCGGCAAAGCGGCGCGCTCCCTGATCAACGTTTTCAAATACAAAAGTTGAAGTCTGGTATATGGGAGTTACGTGAGCTCCAGTAAAAGGGTCATGTTTTTGCCCCGCGTGAATGGCTTTTGTATTAAACTTCATAAAAGTCCCTCCAGGATATAGTTTTATTTTTGAATTATGGATCTGCAAAAACCGTACCTGTATCGCGGGGCTTTTATTAAAGGATAGTGGTAAGCAATTTTACCAAATAAGTGATAATGTGTGGTAAAAATATTTACCCCTGGTAAAAAAAATTACCATAAATTATTGAGAATCCTTTTTGCCGATCTTGTAAATTTTCATTTTGTTTATAATCGTAGCATGGGATACACCCAGGAGCCTGGCAGCTTCTCTTATACTTTTGGATTTAACCAGTGCATCCATTATAGCTTGTTTTTCTGCTTCTTCTACCACTTCTTTTAGTCCTCTGCAGGATTTTTGAGCATTTTTCATTCTTCCCACTGCTGTTTCGCTGAATTCATCTTCTTTTAAAATTAAGTGTTCTTCTCTAATAAACTCTTCCTCACAAAGGTTTATGGCCCTTTCTATCACGTTAGAAAGCTCCCGTACGTTGCCCGGCCAGTCATATTTCATAAGTTTTTTGATAGCCTCGGGAGTGATATCTAAAAATTTTTTTCCCGCTTTTTGGCTGAGCTTTTTAACCAGGTGTCTTGCCAAAACGGGAATATCTTCTTTTCTTTCTCTGAGGGGAGGTATGAAAATAGGAATGACGTTTAGCCTGTAATAAAGGTCTTCCCTGAATTTCCCCTCTTTCATTAATTTTTCCAGGTCCCTGTTTGTGGCTGAAATTATCCTCACATCAACAGGGATTTCTTCATTCCCTCCTACCAGCCTGATTTTTCCTTCCTGCAGCACTCGGAGGAGTTTTACTTGAAGATGGGTGGAAAGTTCTCCAATCTCGTCAAGAAAAAGCGTCCCCTTGTCAGCGTATTTAAAAAGCCCCTGCTTACCCCCTTTTTTCGCTCCGGTAAAAGCTCCTTCGTCATATCCAAAAAGTTCGCTCTCAAGGAGTGTATCGGGAATTGCAGCACAATTTACCGCTACAAAAGGCTTGTTCCTCCTTGGGCTTGCCATGTGAATTGAGCGTGCAAAAAGTTCTTTGCCTGTTCCGCTTTCTCCGCAGATCAGGACGGTGGAATTCCCTTTTGCTGCTATTTTGGCTATTTCCTTTATCTTTTTTATCTTTTCGCTTTCACCAAGAATATCGTCAAAGGTTGTCATAGCTGGCTGTGTAAAAGAATACACCAGTTCCATCACGCTTTCTATATCCTGAAGGGAAGCCACAACCCCTACCGGGTTTCCTTCTTGATCGAGAATGGGTCGGCCTGAAGTTATATAATGGCTTTTAACACTTTCACTATTCAATACTATTTCTACATTATCATAGCTTACGCCGGTTTTTAAAGTGTTTAACATTGGGATGTCGGGTGCCAATATCTCGGCAACGGGTTTTCCTATCGCATCCTGCCCTTTTATCTTTAATATTTTCTCTGCTGCCGGGTTAAGTGCCGTAATAATGCCATTTTTGTCTATGGCTATTATGCCTTCAACGGTAGCATCCAAAACAGCTTTGATTTCCTTTTCTTTTTTCTCCTGGGGCATCATCTTTATTCTTTCAACTTCCATCACATCTTTTTCCTTCATCAATTCATTTTTTAAAAAATCAAAAGAAAACCCTTTTAAATTTTCAATTTTTATGCATGCATAACCGGGGCCCACTTCCATGGATTTTAAATTTATATTGTATTTGAATAAAATTTTTAAAATATCCAAAGCCATTCCCACTCTGTCCCGGGTTTTAACCAAAAAACAAATCGATTCGTTCATATACATCACCTATTTAATTTTATAAAAATTTATAAAAAATTTCTATAAAAACCGATTGGAAACTAATTGTTAAATCGTTGAAAAATACAAATATTTTATATTATAATAAAAGAAAAAACCAAATAAAAGGTTGCTCAAGGGTGCCAAAAGCTTAAAAGGGAAAGCGGTGAAAACCCGCTGCAGCCCCCGCTACTGTATACGGCGACGAATCCGAACCCCACTGGGAAACCGGGAAGGGCGGAGGAGGTTGACCCGTGAGCCAGGATACCTGCCCTTGAGGAATGCCGGTCCTTCGGAGGGAAGGGAAGGCATGGGTAAGGATGCTGTACCCCTGCCGAAGGCAGGGGTTATTAATTTTTTAAAGGGGGATAAAATGACTATAAGTTTTTTTTATCCGGGAAGCGCTGGGGAAATTTTGCAGGGGAAAGTGCAGGGGAGGGACGTACTGGTTTCTTTTCCCGTAAATTTATATACCCGTGTTGAAATATTCGAAGGAAGATTTAGTGGCAGTGAGGTAGAAGAATACGCTAAATCTTTTATGTTTTTTAAAAACATTTTAAAAAGGTGGGGAGTAGATGGGGGAAATCTTTGCTTTAAAATAAATTCAAAAATACCTAAGGGGAAGGGGTTTGCGAGCAGTACGGCCGATTTATGCGCATTGTACCACTGCCTCGTAAGATATTTTAGAAGGAAATTTGATATAATGGAATTAGTTGAAGAAGCTTTGAGAATAGAGCCTACGGACAGCATCGTTTTTAACAGGGCAACCCTTTTTGATTATAAAAACGGGAAATATTATAAAATTTTGGGTGATTATATAAAATTTTTCATATATGTGTTTGAAGGTCAGGAGGAAGTGGATACGATAAAATTTAATTTATCGGTTAAAGAACCCTTAGCTGAAGTTGATGACCTGGTACCGGTATTGGTTCGGGGAATTGAGGATAAAGATATCCGAAAAATTTCTTTTGTTTCTACGGAGAGTATAAAAAGAAATCAAAGAAGGTTATATTACCCCGTTCTTCAGGAGGTAGAAAGTATGATGAAGAAAACGGGAGGTCTTGGGATTATTGGCGGGCACAGCGGTAATTTTCTCGGAATTATTTATGACAAAAAATTAGATCTTGATATAAAAATTGAAGGTTTTAAGAATTACTGGGTAAATACTTTATCAAGAATCTATTGATAAAATATTAAAAGGAGATGTTTGTATGCGCATAATGATTCAGGGAACTTCATCTTCCTGCGGCAAAAGCCTGGTTACAACTGCCCTGTGCCGGATTTTTGCCGAGGACGGTTACAGGGTATGTCCGTTTAAATCACAGAACATGGCATTAAACTCTTATGTTACCGATGAAGGGCTCGAAATGGGAAGGGCCCAGGCTCTACAGGCTTTAGCCTGTAGGATAAAGCCCAAGGTGTATATGAATCCAATTTTATTAAAACCTACTACCGACAGGAAAAGCCAGGTAATTATTATGGGAAAACCTTATAAAAACATGGATGCGGTGGAATATTTCAATTTTAAAAAAAGCCTTAAGGAAAAGATAAGGGAGATATATTCAGAGATAGAAAAACAATACGATATTGTGGTGATAGAAGGGGCGGGTAGTCCTGCGGAGATAAACCTTAAGGAAGACGATTTTGTAAACATGGGGATGGCAGAAATAGCAAACTCCAATGTGCTACTCGTGGGAGATATCGATAGGGGAGGAGTTTTTGCTTCAATATACGGAACATACATGCTGTTAGAAGAAAGGGAAAGAGAGAGGATTAAAGGAATAATAATAAATAAATTCCGGGGAGACAAGTCCTTATTAATGAGCGGTATTGAGATAATCGAGAATTTAATAGGTGTTCCGGTGATAGGTGTAATTCCGTATATCGATATAAGGCTGGAAGATGAGGATGGGATGGTCCAGATAAATAATATCTGTAAAAATAAAATAAAAATATCGGTTATAAGACTTCCGAGGATTTCCAATTCCTCCGATTTCAACCCCTTTCTATTTGATGAAGATGTATCGCTATTTTATACCGATGACCCTGAGGAAATTGACGATGCGGATATAGTGATAATACCCGGCAGTAAGAATACATTGGAGGATTTAAGGTGGCTGAAGAAAAAGGGACTTTTTAATAAACTTAAGGAATACAAAGGTATAATATTTGGAATATGCGGTGGCTATCAGATGATGGGTAAAATAGTAATTGACGAGGAGGGCTGGGAGACAAAAAAGGGTGATTTTGAAGAGGGATTAAATTTTTTTGACGGGATTACTTACATAAAAGGTGAAAAGGTATTGAGGAATGTAGAAGGTACCGCCCTTGGGAAAAGGGTAAGTGGCTACGAAATTCATATGGGCGAAACGGAAAACAACAAAAACCCGTTTGTAGAAATTCATAAAGAAGGGCAAATTGTCTACGATGGAGATATGAAGGATGAAAGATTTTATGGCACTTACCTTCACGGAATCTTCGATTCCGGTGAATTCAGGCAGGAAATATTAAATTTTGTGAGGAGGAAGAAAGGATTGGAGCTTAAAACATCCCGGGATTTTGATATAAAGAGGGAGGAAGAATTGGCAAAACTTTCTAAGGTATTCAGGGAAAACCTGGATATTGATTATATTTATAAAATAATGAAGGAAGATTAAAATGCTGGAGATAAAACTTCAATGGCTGGACATAATAATTGCCTGTATAATGGATATTATTTTTGGTGACCCCTATAATTTTCCCCATCCCGTTAAATTAATGGGGAAACTTATAAGTTTTGAGGAGGCTTTGGCGAGGAAATTTTTTAAAGAAAAGGGTTTAATTATTGCTGGTTTTTTTATAGTATTTTTGAATATTGTTCTTGCCTATGCTATCCCCTGGTTTATACTTAATCTTGCAAAATTTAATTACTTTCTTTTTCATGCAGTAAATATTTTTCTGATTTATACGACTGTCGCATCAAGGTGTTTAAAAGATGAAGCCATGAAAATTTATTATGCTTTAGAAAAATCCTTGGATGAAGCCCGTTATCGTCTTTCATTTATCGTCGGGAGGGACACAAAAAATCTCGATGAAAGAGAAATAATCCGGGCAACGGTGGAAACGGTTGCGGAAAATACTTCTGATGGTGTTATTGCCCCACTTTTTTATGCCGTATTCGGTACGCCCTTTGCCATTGTTTATAAAATGGTTAATACCATGGATTCTATGCTGGGGTATCTGAACGATAAATATAAATATATTGGGTTTTTCCCGGCAAAAACCGATGATGTGTTAAATTTCATACCCGCAAGGCTTACCGGATTTTTGATGATAATTTCTGGAGTTGTAAGTTATAATTTTAAAGAAGCATTCAGGATTATGATCAGAGACAGAAAAAATCACAAAAGCCCGAACTGTGCCTATCCCGAAGGAGCGGTGGCTGGACTTTTGGGCGTACAGCTGGGGGGAGATAATTTCTATTTCGGAGAGCTTGTGAAAAAACCGAAAATTGGGGATAAAAAAAGGGAACTTGAAATTGAAGATATAAAAAGAGCTGTAAGTATAATGTTTGCGGCGGAAGGGGTTTTCATTTTTGGTTTGATATTAAGTATTTTAATGTTTTGATTTTTAAAATTTCGGGTAGGGAGGAGAGGATTAATATCCACGGAGGGGATATATATTCTTATGATAGGGATTTAATAGATTTTTCAAGCAATATAAACCCGTTGGGGATTATGGAAGGGTTAGAAGAATATTTAAGCAAAAACTTGAAAAAACTTTCCCTTTATCCTGACATAAAATACAGGAGGCTTAAAAAAAATATAGCGGATTATTTAAATATTAATGAGGATGAAGTAATTATAGGTAATGGCGCCGTAGAAATAATAAATAATATGATATTGATGTTTAATAGAGTAGTGGTTTTTGTACCTTGTTTTAGTGAATATATTTTAAGAACGGTAGTTTTGGGAAAAAACATTTTAAAACTTTCTTTAGATGAAGAATTCAGGGTAAAAAGCTCTGTACTACCAAAAATATTAAAAAAAGGCGACCTGCTTATCCTTGGTAATCCCAATAACCCGACCGGGCTCAGGATTGAAAAACAAGAATTAATAAAAATCGCAAAAATAGTGGAAGATAAAGAAGCCTTTTTGCTTTTGGACGAAGCATTTTATGAATTCTGCGAAGAAGATTACGACAGCATTAAACTGTTTTATAACTCAAAAAATGTCTGTATAATAAGAGCTGCAACTAAATTTTTTGCACTTCCGGGGATAAGGCTTGGTTATGCTTTTGCAAATAAGGATTTTGTGAAGACCTATTTACAGTATGAGCTGCCGTGGAATGTAAATTCAATTGCTGAAGCAGCGGCTGATTATATTTTTAAAAATAGGGATTATATTATTAAAAGTAAAAATTACATAAAGCAGCAGCGGGAAATGATGTACAAACATTTAAGTAAAATAAAAGATGTAAAGGTTTTCAGAACCAACTGCAACTTTTTTTTATTGAAACTTTTAAAATATGATGAGGAATATGTATTTGAAAGGCTTTTAGAGAAGAACATCTTAATAAGAAAATGTTCCAATTTTGAAGGGCTTGATAAAAGCTATATCAGGGTAGCTGTTAAAAAGGAAGAAGAAAATACTAAGTTGATAGAGGGGTTAAAAAAATGTTTTGAATAAAACGGCTACTCCTTTGATACAGAAAAAGGGAGGATAACAATGAATAAAGAATTATGGCAAAAATGCGTTGACTTTCACGGCCACGAATGCCCTGGGCTTGCCATAGGAATAAGGGCAAGCGAGGCTGCAATAAAAAAATTAAATTTGACATTTTCAAAAGACGAAGAAGTTGTATGTATCACCGAAAACGATGCATGCGGAGTTGATGCTGTTCAGGTCATAACTGGATGTACTGTAGGGAAGGGGAACCTTATTTTTAGAAATACCGGGAAACAGGCTTTTACATTTTTTAGAAGGGATACAAAAGAAGGGATAAGGATTGTATTAAAACCTACGGATAAGGAAATGACCAGGGAAGAAAAAATGAAATACTTATTAAATGCGCCATTAGAAGATATTTTTGAGTTTAAAAAACCTCATTATGATATTCCGGGAAAAGCTAAAATATTCAGGTCAGTAAAATGCGAAAATTGCGGTGAAATGGCTGCGGAAAATAAAATAAGATTGATGGAAGGTAAAAAAGTGTGCATGGACTGTTACGAGGATTACTGCAGAGGGTGGAACTAATTTTATAATTGACGTTATCTATTATTTAGATAATAATTATAAACAAAAATAAAATTAAAAATAATCAGTAAAAGGAGGATACTATGAGTAAGGCCCTTTTGGTTATCGATATGCTTAACGATTTTATCGATGAAAGAGGGAAGTTGTTTGTAGGGAAAGCCGGTAAGGATATAATCCCTTTAATAAAAGAAAAAATTACGGAATTTAGAGAAAAAAATCTACCTATTGTCTTTATCTGCGACAATCATGAAAAAGAGGATAAAGAGTTTGAAATGTTTCCGCCGCACTGCATTAAGGACTCATGGGGAAGCAGTATAATAGAAGATTTTGAAGTAAGAGAAGAAGACAAAATAATTAAAAAACGCCGCTACAGTGCTTTTTATGGGACCGATTTGGACCTTTTTTTAAGAGAAAAAGGTATAAATGAGCTATTTCTCGCAGGTGTTTGTACAAATATCTGTGTTTTATACACCGCTAAGGATGCGAGGGAAAGAGGTTATAGTGTAAAAATATTCAAAGAAGGTGTAGCCTCTTTTAACGAAGAAGCTCATAAATTTGCTTTAAAGGAAGCCGGGAATACATTGGGCTGCGAAATAATTTAGGGGGATGACGACAGAACTTTAAAAATAGTACTTCCACTAACGGGTACAGGATTAAAAAAATAGGCTCTTTGAGCCTATTTTTTTATCATGTTTTCATTTCGTGTAAAGGGTTCGCTGAAAATCATGTGCCCTGCTAAAGTTTCTTCCTTTTTACCTTCTATTAAGAATTCTACTTTTTTTATTTCAGGCAGTTCTGTTAAAGAATTTACTATAGAAAATATTGTGAACGCTTCACCCGTGGAACCACCCCAGTGCTTTGTTTTTAATTCCTTTGAAAAGTTTACAACAGCGGTACCGTTTTCTACTTTTATAGATAGAAGCTTTGTTTCCGGAGGGATAGTTTTATAGTGGCCGGGTTGTTGCGGTCCTTTTATCAATTCTTCTACTATAATTTGTTCAAGAGGTTTATCTTTTACAACTTCTCTGTATTCTGGCACGAGATAATTTGCTCCGTCGTCGGAAAAATATAATGTAATAGTTGTTTTATTCATAATAATAGAATTGTTAATTGAAGCTAAATCATATCTTTTAAGCAATCCGTAAGGCATTCCACTTGGAGCTAATAATTCCTTGCCATCTACCAAAATATGAACCTTTTCAATTTCCGGGAATTCCGTGAGGGTATTTACTACAGAAATTATTGCAAAGCTTTCTGCCATTATGCCGGGGAATTGTGAAAATTCCTTTGAAAAATTTACCGTTGCTATTTTGTCTTTTATGTCTAAATCTAATATTTTAGTCTCTGCAGGAATATTATTTCTTAATTCAGGTTTGGAAGGCCCCTTAATTAGTTCTTCCAGGGCTTTTTTAGGGAGGGATTCACCTTTTTTAAGGTTAATTTCCCTTTCTTCGCCTATTATTTTATCGTTGCCCAAAGAGGCGTAGTAAAGGGTAACCTTCGCTTTTTCTTCAGCCTGTTTTGTTGAACAGGAGGCAAGTAGGGTTAAGCATAGAAATAGTAATGATAATACAAAAAAAATTTTTTTCATCTCATAACATCCTTTCGGGTATTTTAGAAATACCTTCTATAAATTATAATAGCAAATTTTCTACAAAAAGTCTAAAAATATCAAATTTGGGCTTTTTATTGCAGGGAAAAAATACCTTAATGTCGAATTATTTACATTTACGGAGGTGTTTTTTATGAAGTTTCATAAATTATTCTGCATTGCTTCACTCCATATTATACCATTATTGATTTTTTCTATTTTTTTGCTTTATTCCGGAATCGCTTTTAGCAAAATTATTGTTCCTTTAATATTTTCGGTTATTTTTATGGTAATTATCAATGCGGTATATTTTTCAAACTTATTAAAACCTCTGAAAAAACTCTCTACGATAATTCACGATTTTTCTTCTGGCAGCCTTGTGATTTTTGAGGAATTATCGAAAATAAAAGGGGAATTTGAATTTTTATTAAGACCCGTCACCGGTATTTTCGAACAAATCCTCGCGTTGATTGAAAATGTGGAACGCACATCGGAACAGATAGATTTTTTTGCTGAAAAGTTTACCGGTAGCGTAAGATATATCGGTTCTGCCGCAGAGCAAATAGCAAATTCCGTCAACGAAATTGCAGCCGGTGCTACCAAAGAAGCTGAATCTGCTCAGACGGTCACCCTTAACATGGGAGAATTAAGTTCCCTTTCCGATAACATCGCTGCTGAAACTACAAAGGGATCCGAGGGATTGGAAAAAATTGTAGTCAAGGCGAAAGAAGCAAAAGGCGTGCTTAACGAACTGATAGATGGTTTGCAGTTTTCATCGAAGACAAGCAGGGAATCTTCCAAGATGATGAAGCGGTTGGAAGAACTTACGGTTAAAATAAACGATTTTGTGGATGTTATTACCGAGATTGCCGGACAGACAAATCTCTTAGCATTAAATGCGGCTATTGAGGCGGCAAGGGCTGGAGAGCAGGGCAAGGGTTTTGCAGTAGTAGCCGGTGAAATCAGGAAGCTTGCAGAACAGTCGGGAAATGCAGCAAAGGAGATAAGGGAGCTTTCTTCAAAAATAAAAGAAGAATCAAAACTTACTGCCGAACAGGTGGAAAAAAGTGTGGAAACGGTCGAC
This genomic stretch from Thermovenabulum gondwanense harbors:
- a CDS encoding pyridoxal phosphate-dependent aminotransferase translates to MIFKISGREERINIHGGDIYSYDRDLIDFSSNINPLGIMEGLEEYLSKNLKKLSLYPDIKYRRLKKNIADYLNINEDEVIIGNGAVEIINNMILMFNRVVVFVPCFSEYILRTVVLGKNILKLSLDEEFRVKSSVLPKILKKGDLLILGNPNNPTGLRIEKQELIKIAKIVEDKEAFLLLDEAFYEFCEEDYDSIKLFYNSKNVCIIRAATKFFALPGIRLGYAFANKDFVKTYLQYELPWNVNSIAEAAADYIFKNRDYIIKSKNYIKQQREMMYKHLSKIKDVKVFRTNCNFFLLKLLKYDEEYVFERLLEKNILIRKCSNFEGLDKSYIRVAVKKEEENTKLIEGLKKCFE
- a CDS encoding cysteine hydrolase family protein codes for the protein MSKALLVIDMLNDFIDERGKLFVGKAGKDIIPLIKEKITEFREKNLPIVFICDNHEKEDKEFEMFPPHCIKDSWGSSIIEDFEVREEDKIIKKRRYSAFYGTDLDLFLREKGINELFLAGVCTNICVLYTAKDARERGYSVKIFKEGVASFNEEAHKFALKEAGNTLGCEII
- the cbiB gene encoding adenosylcobinamide-phosphate synthase CbiB, with the protein product MLEIKLQWLDIIIACIMDIIFGDPYNFPHPVKLMGKLISFEEALARKFFKEKGLIIAGFFIVFLNIVLAYAIPWFILNLAKFNYFLFHAVNIFLIYTTVASRCLKDEAMKIYYALEKSLDEARYRLSFIVGRDTKNLDEREIIRATVETVAENTSDGVIAPLFYAVFGTPFAIVYKMVNTMDSMLGYLNDKYKYIGFFPAKTDDVLNFIPARLTGFLMIISGVVSYNFKEAFRIMIRDRKNHKSPNCAYPEGAVAGLLGVQLGGDNFYFGELVKKPKIGDKKRELEIEDIKRAVSIMFAAEGVFIFGLILSILMF
- a CDS encoding GerMN domain-containing protein, with product MKKIFFVLSLLFLCLTLLASCSTKQAEEKAKVTLYYASLGNDKIIGEEREINLKKGESLPKKALEELIKGPSKPELRNNIPAETKILDLDIKDKIATVNFSKEFSQFPGIMAESFAIISVVNTLTEFPEIEKVHILVDGKELLAPSGMPYGLLKRYDLASINNSIIMNKTTITLYFSDDGANYLVPEYREVVKDKPLEQIIVEELIKGPQQPGHYKTIPPETKLLSIKVENGTAVVNFSKELKTKHWGGSTGEAFTIFSIVNSLTELPEIKKVEFLIEGKKEETLAGHMIFSEPFTRNENMIKK
- a CDS encoding cobyric acid synthase, with translation MRIMIQGTSSSCGKSLVTTALCRIFAEDGYRVCPFKSQNMALNSYVTDEGLEMGRAQALQALACRIKPKVYMNPILLKPTTDRKSQVIIMGKPYKNMDAVEYFNFKKSLKEKIREIYSEIEKQYDIVVIEGAGSPAEINLKEDDFVNMGMAEIANSNVLLVGDIDRGGVFASIYGTYMLLEERERERIKGIIINKFRGDKSLLMSGIEIIENLIGVPVIGVIPYIDIRLEDEDGMVQINNICKNKIKISVIRLPRISNSSDFNPFLFDEDVSLFYTDDPEEIDDADIVIIPGSKNTLEDLRWLKKKGLFNKLKEYKGIIFGICGGYQMMGKIVIDEEGWETKKGDFEEGLNFFDGITYIKGEKVLRNVEGTALGKRVSGYEIHMGETENNKNPFVEIHKEGQIVYDGDMKDERFYGTYLHGIFDSGEFRQEILNFVRRKKGLELKTSRDFDIKREEELAKLSKVFRENLDIDYIYKIMKED
- a CDS encoding FmdE family protein, translating into MNKELWQKCVDFHGHECPGLAIGIRASEAAIKKLNLTFSKDEEVVCITENDACGVDAVQVITGCTVGKGNLIFRNTGKQAFTFFRRDTKEGIRIVLKPTDKEMTREEKMKYLLNAPLEDIFEFKKPHYDIPGKAKIFRSVKCENCGEMAAENKIRLMEGKKVCMDCYEDYCRGWN